Proteins from one Deinococcus sp. AB2017081 genomic window:
- a CDS encoding VanW family protein, whose translation MKAWIGGTLGIALLGGALAVDAASQPGGTLAPGLRVGGVDVGGLTREQALAAVAARAPAAPQVTVTAGTNAWTVGAGQLGWHVDAAASVKPAEQATAERGLIDRLQALLGQAKVQEFPLVTAVDAQRATSTLTTLARGLEQSPRNASVIFERTTKRYAVKPDTAGRRPDVAAAVKGYVAAPASTTVTIPLNVWAADRTAAQVQPLVDQGNALVRPFKVQLAGTTRSGILSELQVANLYWVRPDGIEPDEPAMKVAFGQLTGYIDQPAQDARYALKGTQLVKVKEKAGIVTDRPAAYAAFRTAVLDRTKALLVLPSRPSVPALTLAQLPDPGKLELITVGRSTYYHSSAARRTNVANAAAKINGAVVAPGEVFSFLNTLGGISASNGFVSGLIISGGRTVDGLGGGVCQVSTTTFRALYQAGLPVVERNQHSYRVGYYEPQVGYEAAVYDPGVDLKFKNDTGAPLLIKTVNDNAKSTLTVEVWGVKPARTVAVSPAVILARTPHPPAQYIVNPKLRPGAVRQVDWAQDGYNLYITRTIKDAAGVRKDVTKTIYKPWRAVYEVGPKS comes from the coding sequence ATGAAGGCCTGGATCGGGGGAACACTGGGGATCGCGCTGCTGGGCGGAGCGCTGGCGGTCGACGCGGCGTCGCAGCCGGGCGGGACGCTGGCACCGGGCCTGCGCGTGGGCGGCGTGGACGTGGGCGGCCTGACGCGCGAACAGGCCCTCGCGGCCGTGGCGGCCCGTGCGCCCGCCGCGCCGCAGGTCACGGTGACCGCCGGCACGAATGCGTGGACGGTCGGGGCCGGGCAGCTCGGCTGGCACGTCGACGCGGCAGCCAGCGTGAAACCCGCCGAGCAGGCCACCGCCGAACGCGGCCTGATCGACCGCCTTCAGGCCCTCCTGGGGCAGGCGAAGGTGCAGGAGTTCCCGCTCGTGACCGCAGTCGACGCTCAGCGGGCCACCTCGACCCTGACCACGCTGGCACGCGGTCTGGAACAGTCGCCCAGAAACGCCAGCGTGATCTTCGAGCGAACCACGAAGCGGTATGCGGTGAAGCCCGATACGGCCGGCCGGCGCCCCGACGTCGCCGCCGCCGTGAAGGGCTATGTCGCCGCGCCCGCCAGCACCACGGTGACCATTCCACTGAACGTGTGGGCCGCCGACCGTACGGCCGCGCAGGTGCAGCCGCTGGTCGATCAGGGCAACGCCCTGGTGCGCCCCTTCAAGGTGCAGCTCGCGGGCACCACGCGCAGCGGCATTCTCAGTGAGCTTCAGGTCGCCAACCTGTACTGGGTTCGCCCCGACGGTATCGAGCCCGACGAGCCTGCCATGAAGGTCGCGTTTGGTCAGCTGACCGGTTACATCGACCAGCCCGCACAGGATGCCCGCTACGCCCTGAAGGGCACGCAACTGGTCAAGGTCAAGGAGAAGGCCGGAATCGTCACGGATCGTCCGGCGGCGTATGCGGCCTTCAGGACGGCCGTGCTTGACCGGACGAAGGCGCTGCTGGTGCTGCCCAGCCGGCCCAGTGTGCCCGCGCTGACGCTGGCCCAGCTGCCCGATCCGGGGAAGCTGGAGCTGATCACGGTCGGCCGCAGCACGTACTACCATTCCAGCGCCGCGCGGCGCACCAATGTCGCCAATGCTGCCGCGAAGATCAACGGCGCGGTCGTCGCCCCCGGCGAGGTCTTCAGCTTCCTGAACACCCTGGGCGGCATCAGCGCCAGCAACGGCTTTGTCAGCGGCCTGATCATCAGCGGGGGCCGGACGGTCGATGGCCTGGGCGGCGGTGTGTGCCAGGTCAGCACCACCACCTTCCGGGCGCTGTATCAGGCGGGCCTGCCGGTCGTCGAGCGCAACCAGCACTCGTACCGCGTGGGCTACTACGAGCCGCAGGTGGGCTACGAGGCCGCCGTGTACGACCCGGGTGTGGATCTGAAGTTCAAGAACGACACCGGTGCGCCGCTGCTGATCAAGACCGTGAACGACAATGCGAAGAGCACCCTGACGGTCGAGGTCTGGGGCGTGAAACCGGCCCGTACCGTCGCGGTCAGCCCGGCCGTGATCCTGGCGCGCACGCCGCACCCGCCTGCCCAGTACATCGTGAACCCGAAGCTCCGGCCCGGCGCGGTGCGGCAGGTCGACTGGGCACAGGACGGCTACAACCTCTACATCACCCGCACCATCAAGGACGCGGCCGGCGTGCGCAAGGACGTCACCAAGACCATCTACAAGCCGTGGCGGGCGGTGTACGAGGTCGGGCCGAAGAGTTGA
- a CDS encoding aspartate aminotransferase family protein gives MTTTPESTQSKWLDAELKYDSGVYNKHHVVMTRGQAATVWDETGRSYIDCVAGYGVANIGHSHPDVVRAIKEQAERLTVMPQTLPNDKRAEFLQELVAALPQGLDRVFLCNSGTEAMEAAKKFAITGTGRKRFVSFRRGFSGRSLGALAFTWEPKYREPFGDAVDNRNVDFVPYGDIEALRAAVTDETAAVIMEPIQGEGGVRPATVEFMQEARRITQEKGALLILDEIQTGFCRTGKMFACEHSGVVPDAMTLAKAIAGGVPAGALAMTAAVADRMPAGGHGTTFGGNPLAMAAGVASLRVMRREGMAEQAREKGEYFMEKLRAIQSPKIREVRGLGLMIGVELKEKSAPYIHALEHDEGILTLQATPLVVRFLPPIPITKEQIDTVVAAFERVLNTVNPRAERQAELAQGREDKQTE, from the coding sequence ATGACCACGACCCCCGAGAGCACCCAGAGCAAGTGGCTGGACGCCGAACTCAAGTACGACAGCGGCGTGTACAACAAGCACCACGTCGTCATGACGCGCGGCCAGGCCGCGACCGTGTGGGACGAGACCGGCCGCTCGTACATCGACTGCGTCGCCGGCTACGGCGTGGCGAACATCGGGCACAGCCACCCCGACGTCGTCAGGGCGATCAAGGAGCAGGCCGAGCGCCTGACCGTCATGCCGCAGACCCTCCCGAACGACAAGCGCGCCGAGTTCCTGCAGGAACTGGTCGCCGCGTTGCCGCAGGGCCTCGACCGGGTGTTCCTGTGCAATTCCGGCACCGAGGCGATGGAGGCCGCGAAGAAATTCGCGATCACCGGCACGGGCCGGAAGCGCTTCGTGTCGTTCCGGCGGGGCTTCTCGGGCCGCTCGCTGGGCGCGCTGGCGTTCACGTGGGAACCCAAGTACCGCGAGCCCTTCGGCGACGCCGTGGATAACCGCAACGTGGACTTCGTGCCGTACGGCGACATCGAGGCGCTGCGCGCCGCCGTGACCGACGAGACGGCCGCCGTGATCATGGAACCCATCCAGGGCGAGGGCGGCGTGCGCCCCGCGACCGTGGAGTTCATGCAGGAGGCCCGCCGCATCACGCAGGAGAAGGGCGCGCTGCTGATCCTCGACGAGATCCAGACCGGCTTCTGCCGCACCGGCAAGATGTTCGCGTGCGAGCACTCGGGCGTGGTGCCCGACGCCATGACGCTCGCCAAGGCCATCGCCGGCGGCGTCCCGGCGGGCGCGCTCGCCATGACCGCCGCGGTCGCCGACCGCATGCCGGCCGGCGGGCACGGCACGACCTTCGGCGGCAACCCGCTGGCCATGGCGGCGGGCGTGGCGTCGCTGCGCGTCATGCGCCGCGAGGGCATGGCCGAGCAGGCGCGCGAGAAGGGCGAGTACTTCATGGAGAAGCTGCGCGCCATTCAGAGCCCCAAGATCCGCGAGGTGCGCGGCCTGGGCCTGATGATCGGCGTGGAACTCAAGGAGAAGAGCGCCCCGTACATCCACGCGCTGGAGCACGACGAGGGCATCCTGACCCTCCAGGCCACGCCGCTGGTTGTGCGCTTCCTGCCGCCCATCCCGATCACGAAGGAGCAGATCGACACTGTGGTGGCGGCCTTCGAGCGCGTCCTGAACACCGTCAACCCCCGCGCCGAGCGGCAGGCGGAGCTCGCGCAGGGCCGCGAGGACAAGCAGACCGAGTAG
- a CDS encoding DMT family transporter has product MTRRDVFQMFLLSAVWGVSFLLIRYSGEVFPPVWVALLRSVFGVLVLVAALRLGRHALPPLRLWRPLLLVALFNNAIPWTFFAWGEQTVSSNIAAIINATTPLFALLIGLGLHESRLRGPVVAGVLLGLGGVALTVSGGLGGGHATAQGVTVLLLASAGYAVATTIAKRTLSGLDPVGLATTQLGLCALMLLPVALLGPQPGPLEARGVASVVVLGVLGSGLAYLLYYGLLARVSPTQVTAVTYALPVWGLGWAALSGEPVGLLSALGVLVVLAGLGLINAPPRRARPAPA; this is encoded by the coding sequence ATGACCCGCCGGGACGTCTTTCAGATGTTCCTGCTCTCCGCGGTCTGGGGCGTGTCGTTCCTGCTGATCCGCTACTCGGGCGAGGTGTTCCCGCCGGTGTGGGTGGCGCTGCTGCGCTCGGTGTTCGGGGTGCTGGTGCTGGTCGCCGCCCTGCGGCTGGGCCGGCACGCGCTGCCGCCGCTGCGGCTGTGGCGGCCGCTGCTGCTCGTGGCGCTGTTCAACAACGCCATCCCGTGGACGTTCTTCGCGTGGGGCGAACAGACGGTGAGCAGCAACATCGCCGCGATCATCAACGCGACCACGCCGCTGTTCGCCCTGCTGATCGGGCTGGGCCTGCACGAGTCGCGGCTGCGCGGCCCGGTGGTCGCCGGGGTGCTGCTCGGCCTGGGCGGCGTGGCCCTGACCGTGTCGGGCGGGCTGGGCGGCGGGCACGCGACCGCGCAGGGCGTGACCGTGCTGCTGCTCGCCAGCGCCGGGTACGCCGTCGCCACGACCATCGCCAAGCGCACGCTGTCGGGCCTCGACCCGGTGGGGCTGGCGACCACGCAGCTGGGCCTGTGCGCGCTCATGCTCCTGCCGGTGGCGCTGCTCGGCCCGCAGCCGGGGCCGCTGGAGGCGCGGGGCGTGGCGTCGGTCGTCGTGCTCGGCGTGCTGGGCAGTGGGCTGGCGTACCTGCTGTACTACGGCCTGCTGGCGCGCGTGTCGCCCACCCAGGTCACGGCGGTCACGTACGCGCTGCCGGTATGGGGCCTGGGCTGGGCGGCGCTGTCGGGCGAGCCGGTGGGACTGCTGTCCGCGCTGGGCGTGCTCGTGGTGCTCGCCGGCCTGGGCCTGATCAACGCGCCGCCGCGCCGGGCCCGCCCGGCCCCCGCATGA
- a CDS encoding GNAT family N-acetyltransferase: MSDPRALRPIPPGDAALALPALRELRPDSPATDRVEALQAHLHAVGPEGYRLTGAFEPGRAEAVAVAGWRVVTTLWEGRTLYVDDLSTLPGARGRGHAGALLTWLADEARHLGCVALHLDSGTGEARHAAHRLYHAHGLSISAHHFSRALGEPA, translated from the coding sequence ATGTCCGACCCCCGCGCCCTCCGTCCCATTCCGCCCGGGGACGCCGCCCTGGCCCTGCCCGCGCTGCGCGAGCTGCGGCCGGACTCCCCCGCGACCGACCGCGTGGAGGCCCTCCAGGCCCACCTGCACGCGGTCGGGCCCGAGGGCTACCGCCTGACCGGGGCCTTCGAACCGGGACGCGCCGAGGCCGTCGCCGTCGCCGGGTGGCGCGTCGTCACGACCCTGTGGGAGGGCCGCACGCTGTACGTGGACGACCTGAGCACCCTGCCGGGCGCGCGGGGGCGCGGGCACGCCGGCGCGCTCCTGACCTGGCTGGCCGACGAGGCCCGCCACCTGGGCTGCGTGGCCCTGCACCTTGACTCCGGCACGGGCGAGGCCCGCCACGCCGCGCACCGCCTGTACCACGCCCACGGCCTGAGCATCAGCGCGCACCACTTCAGCCGGGCGCTGGGGGAGCCGGCATGA
- a CDS encoding PLP-dependent aminotransferase family protein: MVAPRTAPLPASSGSPLRSTRTDGLPFPVTLERGGREPLHAQLAARLRAAVLSGALPGGSALPGTRTLAATLGVTRGVVADAYAALVADGTLEATVGRGTVVPVGAARSTAAPAARGPAWLLAFRPPPVDDPLPPAGIVFQTGVTETRMLDVRAWRQAWAAAARAPLPGGYGDPAGEPELRAALAAFVGRQRGLAAGAEEVVVTAGSLHALNVISRGLLPPGSRVLFEEPGYRAARQVLLDDGHEVIPVPVDDGGLTIGPDSPPARLAYVTPSHQFPLGGRMSLPRRLALLEWARRHDALIVEDDYDGEFRYDAPPLPTLASLDAGGGRVLYLGTLSKVLAPGLRTGFLTAPPALIPALVRARTLLDFGHPLPVQRALTWLLAGGHVDRHVRRARRWHAQVRAALTEELAPLAPHATLGGIEAGLHVCLHLHGGLEARDVAARLAARGVHVVTLDLYTLRPVTSQTLVLGFGGLTVDEARRGARIIRAVLAP, from the coding sequence ATGGTGGCCCCCCGCACAGCTCCACTTCCGGCGAGTTCCGGCAGTCCACTCCGGAGCACGCGGACGGACGGCCTGCCGTTCCCCGTGACGCTGGAGCGGGGCGGGCGCGAGCCCCTGCACGCGCAGCTGGCGGCGCGGCTGAGGGCGGCGGTGCTGTCGGGCGCGCTGCCGGGCGGGTCGGCGCTGCCCGGCACCCGCACGCTGGCCGCCACCCTGGGCGTCACGCGCGGCGTGGTCGCCGACGCGTACGCGGCGCTCGTCGCGGACGGCACGCTGGAGGCCACCGTGGGGCGCGGCACCGTGGTGCCCGTGGGCGCGGCGCGCAGCACGGCCGCCCCCGCCGCCCGCGGGCCCGCATGGCTGCTCGCGTTCCGGCCGCCGCCCGTCGACGACCCCCTCCCGCCGGCGGGCATCGTGTTCCAGACCGGGGTCACCGAGACGCGCATGCTGGACGTGCGCGCGTGGCGGCAGGCGTGGGCGGCGGCGGCCCGCGCACCCCTGCCCGGCGGGTACGGCGACCCGGCGGGCGAGCCGGAACTGCGCGCCGCGCTGGCGGCCTTCGTGGGCCGGCAGCGGGGCCTCGCGGCGGGTGCGGAGGAGGTGGTCGTCACGGCCGGGTCGCTGCACGCCCTGAACGTGATCTCGCGGGGCCTGCTGCCGCCGGGTTCGCGGGTGCTGTTCGAGGAACCCGGCTACCGCGCCGCGCGGCAGGTGCTCCTCGACGACGGGCACGAGGTGATCCCCGTGCCGGTGGACGACGGCGGCCTGACGATCGGCCCGGACTCGCCCCCCGCGCGGCTGGCGTACGTGACGCCCAGCCACCAGTTCCCGCTGGGCGGCCGCATGAGCCTGCCGCGGCGGCTGGCCCTGCTGGAGTGGGCGCGGCGGCACGACGCATTGATCGTCGAGGACGACTACGACGGCGAGTTCCGCTACGACGCCCCGCCCCTGCCCACCCTGGCGAGCCTCGACGCGGGCGGCGGACGGGTGCTGTACCTGGGCACCCTGAGCAAGGTGCTCGCCCCGGGCCTGCGCACGGGCTTTCTGACCGCGCCGCCTGCACTGATCCCGGCACTGGTGCGGGCCCGGACGCTGCTGGACTTCGGGCACCCCCTGCCGGTGCAGCGGGCGCTGACGTGGCTTCTTGCGGGCGGGCACGTCGACCGGCACGTCCGCCGCGCCCGGCGCTGGCACGCCCAGGTGCGCGCAGCCCTGACCGAGGAACTCGCGCCCCTCGCCCCGCACGCCACGCTGGGCGGCATCGAGGCGGGGCTGCACGTGTGCCTGCACCTGCACGGCGGCCTGGAGGCGCGGGACGTCGCCGCACGGCTCGCGGCGCGGGGCGTGCACGTGGTCACGCTCGACCTGTACACCCTGCGGCCGGTCACGTCCCAGACGCTGGTGCTGGGCTTCGGCGGCCTGACCGTGGACGAGGCCCGGCGCGGCGCGCGGATCATCCGGGCGGTGTTGGCCCCCTGA
- a CDS encoding glutathionylspermidine synthase family protein, translating into MRRLTFAPRPGWEERLRAVGFTWYAPTPEHPVPYWGEDAAYAFTPAEIERVAAASQELTRLVLDATGHAIETGRLAELGIPAFLHAAVRASWERDDPTVYMRLDVAYDGQDVKLLEVNAQTPTSLIEAAVAQWQWLEDRRAAGELPGTADQWNSVHEALGAQWAHLIRARGVGHVHFSAADVDEDIATVTYLRDLAEQAGASSSYSSVAQIGTSPESDTLLDTLTLPIRHLLWLWPFEFAWESPDAAFLATTHTRFIEPLWKTVTGSKGLLALLHERHPGHPHLLPATLTPGALGPAVVRKPLYSREGQNVQLPGEPTTPGDYADLPVVEQAYTDLSTFHAPDGPRYPVLGIWIAGDEVCGMGIREGRGRVTDNRATFVPHVILPEGV; encoded by the coding sequence ATGAGGCGGCTGACCTTCGCCCCCCGCCCAGGCTGGGAGGAACGCCTGCGTGCCGTGGGCTTCACGTGGTACGCGCCGACGCCCGAGCACCCTGTCCCCTACTGGGGCGAGGACGCCGCGTACGCCTTCACACCTGCCGAGATCGAGCGCGTCGCAGCGGCGTCTCAGGAGCTCACGCGGCTGGTGCTGGACGCCACCGGGCACGCCATCGAGACCGGCCGGCTCGCGGAGCTCGGCATTCCCGCGTTCCTGCACGCCGCGGTGCGCGCGTCGTGGGAGCGGGACGACCCGACCGTCTACATGCGCCTGGACGTCGCGTACGACGGGCAGGACGTGAAGCTGCTGGAGGTGAACGCCCAGACGCCCACCAGCCTGATCGAGGCGGCTGTGGCCCAGTGGCAGTGGCTGGAGGATCGCCGCGCGGCGGGCGAGCTCCCGGGCACCGCCGACCAGTGGAACAGCGTCCACGAGGCGCTGGGTGCACAGTGGGCGCACCTGATCCGCGCACGGGGCGTGGGGCACGTGCACTTCAGCGCCGCGGACGTGGACGAGGACATCGCCACCGTCACGTACCTGCGCGACCTGGCGGAGCAGGCCGGGGCCAGCAGCAGCTACTCGTCCGTGGCCCAGATCGGCACCAGTCCCGAGTCGGACACGCTGCTCGACACCCTGACGCTGCCCATCCGGCACCTGCTGTGGCTGTGGCCCTTCGAGTTCGCGTGGGAGTCCCCCGACGCCGCGTTCCTGGCGACCACGCACACGCGCTTCATCGAGCCGCTGTGGAAGACCGTGACGGGCAGCAAGGGCCTGCTGGCGCTGCTGCACGAGCGCCACCCCGGCCACCCGCACCTGCTCCCCGCCACCCTGACCCCCGGCGCGCTCGGCCCGGCCGTGGTGCGCAAGCCCCTGTACTCCCGCGAGGGGCAGAACGTCCAGCTTCCCGGCGAGCCGACCACCCCCGGCGATTACGCCGACCTGCCAGTGGTCGAGCAGGCGTATACCGATCTGTCCACCTTCCACGCCCCGGACGGCCCCCGTTACCCCGTGCTGGGCATCTGGATCGCCGGCGACGAGGTCTGCGGAATGGGCATCCGCGAGGGCCGCGGCCGCGTCACGGACAACCGCGCGACCTTCGTGCCGCACGTGATCCTGCCAGAAGGAGTCTGA
- a CDS encoding cob(I)yrinic acid a,c-diamide adenosyltransferase has protein sequence MKLYTKTGDGGTTGLYGADRVSKANIRVEAYGTVDELNSAIGLARAHNTRSHKPDPALDADLEYLQNALFDVGADLATRSGTTYEAKITRMDEQDVTFVEAMIDRYQDAAPPFTGFVHPGGTPAAAALHVARTVARRAEREVIRLLHEEDANAHVQVYLNRLSDLLFVMARAANQAAGVGEHAWLVKGRR, from the coding sequence ATGAAGCTCTACACGAAGACCGGCGACGGCGGCACCACGGGCCTGTACGGGGCCGACCGGGTCAGCAAGGCGAACATCCGCGTGGAGGCGTACGGCACGGTCGACGAGCTGAACAGCGCCATCGGCCTCGCGCGGGCGCACAACACGCGCAGCCACAAGCCCGACCCGGCGCTGGATGCCGACCTGGAGTACCTCCAGAACGCCCTGTTCGACGTGGGGGCCGACCTCGCCACGCGCAGCGGCACCACCTACGAGGCGAAGATCACCCGCATGGACGAGCAGGACGTCACGTTCGTCGAGGCGATGATCGACCGCTACCAGGACGCCGCGCCGCCCTTCACGGGCTTCGTGCACCCGGGCGGCACGCCCGCCGCCGCCGCCCTGCACGTGGCCCGCACCGTCGCCCGCCGCGCCGAGCGCGAGGTGATCCGCCTGCTGCACGAGGAGGACGCCAACGCGCACGTGCAGGTGTACCTCAACCGCCTCTCCGACCTGCTGTTCGTCATGGCCCGCGCCGCGAACCAGGCCGCCGGCGTGGGGGAGCACGCGTGGCTGGTGAAGGGGCGGCGGTAA
- the malQ gene encoding 4-alpha-glucanotransferase has product MSIPRSSGVLLHPTSLPGPYGIGELGIQVRTFIDWLAAAGQKYWQVMPLGPTGYGDSPYQAFSAFAGNPYLIDLTELRAEGLLLDTDFQAVPDFHPQKVDFGQQFIWRNQMLERAYAHFAFGDGQAPELAAQFEAFKAAEASWLDDYALFMALKRTYGGLPWNAWEPAVRDRDPQALKAATESLGQALDRVKFTQFLFFRQWNAARAYAHERGIQIIGDIPIFVAMDSSDAWANRAQFYFDDAGQPTVVAGVPPDYFSETGQLWGNPLYNWDAMRADGYAWWIERFQGSLKLYDVIRIDHFRGFAAYWEIPFPAETAIHGRWVPAPGHEMFEAVREALGVLPIIAEDLGVITPDVEALRDDFEFPGMAVLQFAFGGGDFSVNDFLPHNLRENQVVYTGTHDNDTTRGWWVHADELEKHNFRTYTSSDPSEESFAPQLMRIAFETRANLAVVPLQDIFNLGTEARMNLPGTTGDHNWTWRYNAADLRPDLAASLRKLTEETNRA; this is encoded by the coding sequence ATGTCCATCCCACGTTCCAGCGGCGTCCTGCTGCACCCCACCAGCCTTCCCGGCCCGTACGGTATCGGCGAACTGGGTATTCAGGTTCGCACCTTTATCGACTGGCTCGCGGCCGCCGGCCAGAAGTACTGGCAGGTCATGCCCCTGGGCCCGACCGGCTACGGCGACAGTCCGTACCAGGCGTTCAGTGCCTTTGCCGGGAATCCCTACCTGATCGACCTGACCGAGCTGCGCGCCGAGGGTCTGCTGCTCGATACGGACTTCCAGGCCGTGCCGGACTTCCACCCGCAGAAGGTGGACTTCGGGCAGCAGTTCATCTGGCGCAACCAGATGCTGGAACGGGCCTACGCGCATTTCGCGTTCGGCGATGGCCAGGCCCCGGAACTTGCCGCGCAGTTCGAGGCTTTCAAGGCCGCCGAGGCGTCGTGGCTGGACGACTACGCCCTGTTCATGGCCCTGAAGCGCACGTACGGCGGCCTGCCGTGGAACGCGTGGGAGCCGGCCGTACGCGACCGTGATCCCCAGGCCCTGAAGGCTGCCACCGAGTCCCTCGGGCAGGCGCTCGACCGCGTGAAGTTCACGCAGTTCCTGTTCTTCCGGCAGTGGAACGCCGCCCGTGCGTACGCGCACGAGCGCGGCATCCAGATCATCGGGGACATCCCGATCTTCGTGGCGATGGACTCCAGCGATGCGTGGGCGAACCGCGCGCAGTTCTACTTCGACGACGCCGGCCAGCCGACCGTCGTGGCGGGCGTGCCGCCGGACTACTTCTCCGAGACGGGGCAGCTGTGGGGCAACCCCCTGTACAACTGGGACGCCATGCGGGCTGACGGCTACGCGTGGTGGATCGAGCGCTTCCAGGGCAGCCTGAAGCTGTACGACGTGATCCGTATCGACCACTTCCGCGGCTTCGCGGCGTACTGGGAGATTCCCTTCCCCGCCGAGACCGCCATCCACGGCCGCTGGGTGCCCGCCCCCGGCCACGAGATGTTCGAGGCGGTGCGCGAGGCCCTGGGTGTCCTGCCGATCATCGCGGAGGATCTGGGCGTGATCACGCCGGACGTCGAGGCATTGCGCGACGACTTCGAGTTCCCCGGCATGGCCGTGCTGCAGTTCGCGTTCGGTGGCGGAGACTTCAGCGTGAACGACTTCCTGCCGCACAACCTGCGCGAGAACCAGGTCGTGTACACCGGCACCCATGACAACGACACCACGCGGGGCTGGTGGGTGCATGCCGACGAGCTGGAGAAGCACAATTTCCGCACCTACACCAGCAGTGATCCCTCCGAGGAGAGCTTTGCGCCCCAGCTGATGCGCATCGCCTTCGAGACGCGCGCGAACCTCGCCGTCGTGCCCCTCCAGGACATCTTCAACCTGGGTACCGAGGCCCGCATGAACCTGCCGGGCACCACCGGCGACCACAACTGGACGTGGCGCTACAACGCCGCCGACCTGCGCCCCGACCTCGCCGCCAGCCTGCGCAAGCTGACGGAGGAGACGAACCGGGCCTGA
- a CDS encoding amino acid ABC transporter permease, translating into MTAAKPVRPGPPGGGLLLWVAGAVLAFLALFFVITLILRQMPDPIGPRADLFVEGARMTLQLTVVSGLIGLVIGMIAGIQKTSASAWVRAPANFFVWIIRGTPLLVQILFVYNALPPLLQGIGINVQLNEFWSAVIALALNVGAYNAEVIRAGILAIPRGQTEAARSLGLSGAQTMGTVVLPQALRIVVPPLVNNLVALLKDSSLASSIALLELTLAGSRVSSESFQPIPVLTTVAVVYLALTSVMTLFTDQLERRVKIATR; encoded by the coding sequence GTGACTGCCGCGAAACCTGTGCGCCCCGGCCCGCCCGGTGGCGGCCTGCTGCTGTGGGTGGCGGGCGCGGTGCTGGCCTTCCTGGCGCTGTTCTTCGTGATCACGCTGATCCTGCGCCAGATGCCCGATCCCATCGGGCCGCGTGCCGACCTGTTTGTCGAGGGGGCACGGATGACCCTGCAGCTCACGGTGGTCAGCGGCCTGATCGGGCTGGTGATCGGCATGATCGCGGGCATCCAGAAGACCAGTGCCAGCGCGTGGGTGCGTGCCCCGGCGAACTTCTTCGTGTGGATCATCCGGGGCACGCCGCTGCTGGTGCAGATCCTGTTCGTGTACAACGCGCTGCCGCCGCTGCTCCAGGGCATCGGCATCAACGTGCAGCTCAACGAGTTCTGGTCGGCGGTGATCGCCCTGGCGCTGAACGTCGGCGCGTACAACGCCGAGGTCATCCGGGCGGGCATCCTCGCCATACCACGTGGGCAGACCGAGGCCGCCCGCTCGCTGGGCCTGAGCGGGGCGCAGACCATGGGCACGGTGGTGCTCCCGCAGGCGCTGCGGATCGTGGTGCCGCCGCTGGTGAACAATCTCGTGGCGCTGCTCAAGGACTCGTCGCTGGCGTCCAGCATTGCGCTGCTGGAACTCACGCTGGCCGGCTCCCGCGTGAGCAGCGAGAGCTTCCAGCCGATCCCGGTGCTGACCACCGTGGCCGTGGTGTATCTGGCCCTGACCAGCGTGATGACCCTGTTCACCGATCAGCTGGAAAGGCGCGTGAAGATCGCCACGCGCTGA
- a CDS encoding ABC transporter substrate-binding protein encodes MKKTLLALTALALLASTAQARSWDDIKKSGTIKIATEGAFPPFNVLKGKVLTGFEVDLANQLAAQLGLKVQWVTQPFDNLLIGLNQDRYDFVIASHGITPERQKAVDFSSPHYCTGGAIVTKPGGPTTAAALSGKSVAVQVGTTYLENVRKVPGVGDVKTFPKDTDAQAALMAGRVDAWVGDKFTGLDLVKAQKGKVVQGALLFNERIGMAVKKGNSGLLKELNAALTKSLSDGSYAKLSGQYFGTDVRCR; translated from the coding sequence ATGAAGAAGACTCTGCTCGCCCTGACCGCCCTCGCCCTGCTCGCGTCGACCGCCCAGGCCCGCTCCTGGGACGACATCAAGAAGTCCGGCACGATCAAGATCGCCACCGAGGGCGCGTTCCCGCCCTTCAACGTCCTGAAGGGCAAGGTGCTCACCGGCTTCGAGGTCGATCTCGCCAACCAGCTCGCCGCGCAGCTGGGCCTGAAGGTGCAGTGGGTCACGCAGCCCTTCGACAACCTGCTGATCGGCCTGAACCAGGATCGCTACGACTTCGTGATCGCCAGCCACGGCATCACGCCCGAGCGTCAGAAGGCGGTGGACTTCTCCAGCCCCCACTACTGCACGGGCGGCGCGATCGTCACCAAGCCCGGCGGCCCCACCACGGCGGCGGCCCTGAGCGGCAAGTCGGTGGCGGTGCAGGTCGGCACCACGTACCTGGAGAACGTCCGCAAGGTGCCCGGCGTGGGCGACGTGAAGACCTTCCCCAAGGACACCGACGCCCAGGCCGCCCTGATGGCGGGCCGCGTGGACGCCTGGGTGGGCGACAAGTTCACGGGCCTGGATCTCGTGAAGGCGCAGAAGGGCAAGGTCGTGCAGGGCGCGCTGCTGTTCAACGAGCGCATCGGCATGGCCGTCAAGAAGGGCAACTCCGGCCTGCTGAAGGAACTCAACGCCGCCCTGACCAAGAGTCTCAGCGACGGCAGCTACGCCAAGCTGAGCGGCCAGTACTTCGGCACGGACGTCCGCTGCCGCTGA